In Gemmatimonadota bacterium, the DNA window TGGCTTACTTGCTTGTGGCCGGAGCGAACGAGGCCGGCCATCCGCCGGCGGATGGCCGCCGCAAAGGTACCATGAACCCGGAAAAGTGGCACTCATATAGACACAGGAAGTTATACGTGTCCACTAAACCGGGTCAACTCCATTCTCATGGTGGTGGGAAACGGCGAACCGTTCAAACCGGTGGAGGTTCAGTTCGGCAGGCAATTCGAGCAGCACACCCGCATCCCGGGAGGCTTTGGCCCATGCCAGAAGCAGGTCGTAATGCCACTGTTCCTGGAGGCCGCCAAACCACTGCATCCCCCCGGGCGAGATGACGCAGAAGACATTGGCCAGGTCGCACGGACCAAGGCATCCGGAGATCGTCAGTTGCACCGACCTGTTCAGTTTTTCTTCTTTCCACTGCTGCTTGAGCCAGTCGCGGGGAAAGGACGGGAACCCCTTGTCTGTCTGACCGCAGCAACAGCCTTCGCAGCACATGACCTGGCCAAGCACATCGCCTCGGCCCGTAGCCAGTGCGTCGTGCCTGCTGAGCTTTTCGCGGATGCGTTGGGTCTGAGCATTCATGCTTTTCTTGCACGATGACGTTTACGGATACGTAGCAGGCGCCGCCAGGACACGATGACGGCGGTTGATGAGAACAGGAAACCGGCGCTGCACAGCACGATCACCACCACGTCCCAAACGGGGCGATTGTCGATGAGAAAGCCGAAGTCCAGGCTGTGAAGACCGTTGTAAAGCCAGCGTTTCGTGCGTCCGGTCTCCGTGAGTTGATTGATCAGCTCACCGGTGGTGAGGTCGATGTGGTACCAGGTTGCGTTGGCATCATCGAAGCGCACTCGCAACACGGGCAGTGGACGCCACCGCTGGTGATGGGAGTAATAATAGAGATCGTAATCCGTAAGCCGTTCGATAGAGACGGTCCGGTGACCGGCCATTCCCCTCTTTATCTGTGCGAGGACGGATACCTCGATACTTCCCTGCTCCGATGAAGTCAGCAATTGGCGTCGGCCGTCGCCGGTGACGGCATAGGCATAGGGTGATCCACCCAGCCATTGCCACACCAGTTCGCGCGTTTCTGGCGGGAACTTCAGGCCGCGGCCAGACGGCATTTCCAGTCCGAGACCGGGTGAAGGGAAGACCACCCCGGCCAGGTGGCCGCGGACGGTAGCGGCGCCGACGGCGAGCGCACCGACATGGGTCGTGCCGCTGGAGACCGCATCGACATGGAACGTACCGATGGAGCCAGCACCGACCTGGGTGGCGCCGACGTTGAGTGCGCCGATGGTGGGCGTGTCCAGATAGGCGGCGAGGGCGCCGACGGTGGGCGTGTCTCGGTA includes these proteins:
- a CDS encoding (2Fe-2S) ferredoxin domain-containing protein; amino-acid sequence: MNAQTQRIREKLSRHDALATGRGDVLGQVMCCEGCCCGQTDKGFPSFPRDWLKQQWKEEKLNRSVQLTISGCLGPCDLANVFCVISPGGMQWFGGLQEQWHYDLLLAWAKASRDAGVLLELPAELNLHRFERFAVSHHHENGVDPV